In Gigantopelta aegis isolate Gae_Host chromosome 6, Gae_host_genome, whole genome shotgun sequence, the following are encoded in one genomic region:
- the LOC121375469 gene encoding uncharacterized protein LOC121375469 isoform X1, producing the protein MAWIWPVEPVPSPRSHKRRMMSERAEFPLVNTGYNQTVQYAPFGNDYSVTFEEKIIGGNLKKVVKRQPIEHIETSPRPLPRLETFQPLTDKPNEINPDIIRSYLVANQAQDLKINQTTGIPTLLASKRPDSKDVAHNYSELDPIDQNRFRNNTSTVFEPELGTRRRYQQNGPNIKQNKDNIGTSDDAENYYPENASPRNVPLWSGNGAPSKKHDPYGTMGKNYPANASPRNVPLWSRNGAGAQHPEETRKPADSDSNLNDLSINQTSKPTFLASKRPDSKDLAHRYSVLQPIEQNRFKNKTSTVFEPEPGVMQRSQANMDSSGKYYPANASPRNVPLWSRNGAVSHRAEGTRRFADDDLRMNVSMMANDAYSHQQSVSLSPEDEVRILQQIGAELKGVNMEQLKQAYLIMTEYDKALSGWCDYKHVDFALTSSRIVLPSDLLRISASQFISSDDPKLVNYEKLLSFIGTAIKQTSEENWPLALYSPRDFYSRPQYYQTDNQPGVTVHKSSKPPTPVYPDQETAKLLSLTEQQLRDSPEPIDFEKLIANFQVADRDLRGTLSAEQIKEVCRLNRLPLQDSLLNQILNRCEDISRDGSRPRIQYHWIKFVQFLERVQPAHTGLHLPDSKKPLDYAKQYRSPVPNWPKPADGGLPDTPLWRKEDSPRRDHNVQSQRYDEPQKSHRDNIDKMNQNLQGLELEYENMRRQVNQGNVSHRENEAEWFPRFMHLANALYDQDRGHTGTLPTNRVWDSTKLHNEGYDLGIPEHVIARIIGEAAHGSTVDIHRYLTILGSRDWL; encoded by the exons ACATATTGAAACCAGTCCACGTCCTCTACCTCGACTTGAAACATTTCAGCCTCTGACAGACAAACCGAACGAGATCAATCCTGACATCATTAGAAGTTACCTTGTTGCTAACCAGGCACAG GATTTGAAAATAAACCAAACGACTGGAATACCAACATTGCTGGCATCAAAGAGACCAGATTCAAAGGATGTGGCACATAACTATTCTGAGCTTGATCCCATTGACCAAAACCGCTTCAGAAACAACACATCCACTGTGTTCGAACCAGAGCTTGGAACTAGAAGGCGTTATCAGCAAAATGGGCCCAATATTAAACAGAATAAGGACAATATAGGGACTTCAGATGATGCAGAAAACTATTATCCTGAAAATGCAAGTCCTCGAAATGTTCCACTTTGGTCGGGGAATGGTGCACCATCCAAGAAGCATGACCCTTATGGGACGATGGGAAAAAACTATCCTGCAAATGCAAGCCCAAGAAATGTTCCTCTTTGGTCAAGGAATGGTGCAGGAGCCCAGCATCCTGAGGAAACGAGGAAACCAGCAGACAGTGACTCCAATCTCAAT GATTTGTCAATAAACCAAACATCCAAACCAACATTCCTTGCATCAAAGAGACCAGATTCAAAGGACTTGGCACATAGATACTCTGTGCTTCAACCAATCGAACAAAACcgcttcaaaaacaaaacatctacaGTGTTTGAACCCGAACCTGGCGTGATGCAGCGTTCTCAGGCAAACATGGACAGCTCGGGGAAGTACTACCCTGCGAATGCGAGCCCGAGGAATGTTCCACTGTGGTCGAGGAATGGTGCAGTGTCTCATCGTGCCGAGGGAACGAGGCGGTTTGCGGATGATGATCTGAGAATGAATGTGAGCATGATGGCGAACGATGCATACTCCCACCAGCAGTCAGTGTCACTGTCGCCTGAGGACGAGGTGCGCATTCTGCAGCAGATCGGAGCCGAGTTGAAAGGCGTCAACATGGAGCAGCTCAAACAGGCATACCTCATCATGACGGAATACGACAAGGCGCTGTCGGGATGGTGCGACTACAAACATGTCGATTTTGCTCTCACAAGCTCACGG ATTGTTTTACCTTCAGACTTGCTTAGAATTTCAGCATCACAATTTATTTCTAGCGATGACCCTAAACTGGTGAACTATGAAAAGCTGCTTTCATTTATTGGCACTGCTATAAAACAGACATCAGAAGAGAA CTGGCCTCTGGCACTATACAGTCCTAGAGATTTTTACAGTAGACCACAATACTACCAGACGGACAACCAACCAGGTGTAACTGTCCA TAAAAGCAGCAAGCCCCCGACTCCAGTGTACCCGGACCAGGAGACGGCCAAGTTGTTGAGTCTCACTGAGCAACAGCTGCGTGATTCTCCGGAACCCATAGACTTCGAAAAACTCATCGCCAACTTCCAGGTGGCCGACCGCGACCTCAGGGGAACTCTCTCTGCAGAACAG ATCAAGGAAGTGTGTCGCTTGAACAGACTTCCCCTCCAGGACTCTCTTCTCAACCAGATCTTGAACCGCTGTGAAGACATTAGTCGAGATGGGTCAAGACCAAGAATCCAGTACCA CTGGATAAAATTTGTCCAGTTCTTGGAACGTGTACAACCCGCTCATACTGGTTTGCATCTGCCAGACAGCAAGAAGCCGTTAGACTATGCCAAACAGTACCGGTCTCCTGTGCCAAACTGGCCAAAACCAGCTGATGGTGGACTTCCTGACACACCACTTTGGAGGAAGGAAGAT TCACCTCGCAGAGATCATAATGTCCAATCCCAGCGGTATGATGAGCCCCAGAAATCACATAGAGATAACATTGACAAAATGAATCAAAACTTGCAAGGTCTGGAACTTGAGTATGAA aatatgAGAAGACAGGTGAACCAAGGAAATGTCTCTCATCGTGAAAATGAAGCGGAATGGTTCCCCAGGTTTATGCATTTGGCAAATGCTCTGTACGATCAGGATAGAGGACATACAG GCACACTTCCAACAAACAGAGTTTGGGATAGTACCAAACTTCACAATGAAGGCTACGACCTTGGAATTCCAGAACATGTAATTGCCAGGATTATTGGTGAGGCTGCCCATGGTTCAACAGTTGACATCCATCGATATCTTACCATTCTAGGCAGCCGAGATTGGCTTTGa
- the LOC121375469 gene encoding uncharacterized protein LOC121375469 isoform X3, giving the protein MSERAEFPLVNTGYNQTVQYAPFGNDYSVTFEEKIIGGNLKKVVKRQPIEHIETSPRPLPRLETFQPLTDKPNEINPDIIRSYLVANQAQDLKINQTTGIPTLLASKRPDSKDVAHNYSELDPIDQNRFRNNTSTVFEPELGTRRRYQQNGPNIKQNKDNIGTSDDAENYYPENASPRNVPLWSGNGAPSKKHDPYGTMGKNYPANASPRNVPLWSRNGAGAQHPEETRKPADSDSNLNDLSINQTSKPTFLASKRPDSKDLAHRYSVLQPIEQNRFKNKTSTVFEPEPGVMQRSQANMDSSGKYYPANASPRNVPLWSRNGAVSHRAEGTRRFADDDLRMNVSMMANDAYSHQQSVSLSPEDEVRILQQIGAELKGVNMEQLKQAYLIMTEYDKALSGWCDYKHVDFALTSSRIVLPSDLLRISASQFISSDDPKLVNYEKLLSFIGTAIKQTSEENWPLALYSPRDFYSRPQYYQTDNQPGVTVHKSSKPPTPVYPDQETAKLLSLTEQQLRDSPEPIDFEKLIANFQVADRDLRGTLSAEQIKEVCRLNRLPLQDSLLNQILNRCEDISRDGSRPRIQYHWIKFVQFLERVQPAHTGLHLPDSKKPLDYAKQYRSPVPNWPKPADGGLPDTPLWRKEDSPRRDHNVQSQRYDEPQKSHRDNIDKMNQNLQGLELEYENMRRQVNQGNVSHRENEAEWFPRFMHLANALYDQDRGHTGTLPTNRVWDSTKLHNEGYDLGIPEHVIARIIGEAAHGSTVDIHRYLTILGSRDWL; this is encoded by the exons ACATATTGAAACCAGTCCACGTCCTCTACCTCGACTTGAAACATTTCAGCCTCTGACAGACAAACCGAACGAGATCAATCCTGACATCATTAGAAGTTACCTTGTTGCTAACCAGGCACAG GATTTGAAAATAAACCAAACGACTGGAATACCAACATTGCTGGCATCAAAGAGACCAGATTCAAAGGATGTGGCACATAACTATTCTGAGCTTGATCCCATTGACCAAAACCGCTTCAGAAACAACACATCCACTGTGTTCGAACCAGAGCTTGGAACTAGAAGGCGTTATCAGCAAAATGGGCCCAATATTAAACAGAATAAGGACAATATAGGGACTTCAGATGATGCAGAAAACTATTATCCTGAAAATGCAAGTCCTCGAAATGTTCCACTTTGGTCGGGGAATGGTGCACCATCCAAGAAGCATGACCCTTATGGGACGATGGGAAAAAACTATCCTGCAAATGCAAGCCCAAGAAATGTTCCTCTTTGGTCAAGGAATGGTGCAGGAGCCCAGCATCCTGAGGAAACGAGGAAACCAGCAGACAGTGACTCCAATCTCAAT GATTTGTCAATAAACCAAACATCCAAACCAACATTCCTTGCATCAAAGAGACCAGATTCAAAGGACTTGGCACATAGATACTCTGTGCTTCAACCAATCGAACAAAACcgcttcaaaaacaaaacatctacaGTGTTTGAACCCGAACCTGGCGTGATGCAGCGTTCTCAGGCAAACATGGACAGCTCGGGGAAGTACTACCCTGCGAATGCGAGCCCGAGGAATGTTCCACTGTGGTCGAGGAATGGTGCAGTGTCTCATCGTGCCGAGGGAACGAGGCGGTTTGCGGATGATGATCTGAGAATGAATGTGAGCATGATGGCGAACGATGCATACTCCCACCAGCAGTCAGTGTCACTGTCGCCTGAGGACGAGGTGCGCATTCTGCAGCAGATCGGAGCCGAGTTGAAAGGCGTCAACATGGAGCAGCTCAAACAGGCATACCTCATCATGACGGAATACGACAAGGCGCTGTCGGGATGGTGCGACTACAAACATGTCGATTTTGCTCTCACAAGCTCACGG ATTGTTTTACCTTCAGACTTGCTTAGAATTTCAGCATCACAATTTATTTCTAGCGATGACCCTAAACTGGTGAACTATGAAAAGCTGCTTTCATTTATTGGCACTGCTATAAAACAGACATCAGAAGAGAA CTGGCCTCTGGCACTATACAGTCCTAGAGATTTTTACAGTAGACCACAATACTACCAGACGGACAACCAACCAGGTGTAACTGTCCA TAAAAGCAGCAAGCCCCCGACTCCAGTGTACCCGGACCAGGAGACGGCCAAGTTGTTGAGTCTCACTGAGCAACAGCTGCGTGATTCTCCGGAACCCATAGACTTCGAAAAACTCATCGCCAACTTCCAGGTGGCCGACCGCGACCTCAGGGGAACTCTCTCTGCAGAACAG ATCAAGGAAGTGTGTCGCTTGAACAGACTTCCCCTCCAGGACTCTCTTCTCAACCAGATCTTGAACCGCTGTGAAGACATTAGTCGAGATGGGTCAAGACCAAGAATCCAGTACCA CTGGATAAAATTTGTCCAGTTCTTGGAACGTGTACAACCCGCTCATACTGGTTTGCATCTGCCAGACAGCAAGAAGCCGTTAGACTATGCCAAACAGTACCGGTCTCCTGTGCCAAACTGGCCAAAACCAGCTGATGGTGGACTTCCTGACACACCACTTTGGAGGAAGGAAGAT TCACCTCGCAGAGATCATAATGTCCAATCCCAGCGGTATGATGAGCCCCAGAAATCACATAGAGATAACATTGACAAAATGAATCAAAACTTGCAAGGTCTGGAACTTGAGTATGAA aatatgAGAAGACAGGTGAACCAAGGAAATGTCTCTCATCGTGAAAATGAAGCGGAATGGTTCCCCAGGTTTATGCATTTGGCAAATGCTCTGTACGATCAGGATAGAGGACATACAG GCACACTTCCAACAAACAGAGTTTGGGATAGTACCAAACTTCACAATGAAGGCTACGACCTTGGAATTCCAGAACATGTAATTGCCAGGATTATTGGTGAGGCTGCCCATGGTTCAACAGTTGACATCCATCGATATCTTACCATTCTAGGCAGCCGAGATTGGCTTTGa
- the LOC121375469 gene encoding uncharacterized protein C1orf87-like isoform X4, whose amino-acid sequence MAWIWPVEPVPSPRSHKRRMMSERAEFPLVNTGYNQTVQYAPFGNDYSVTFEEKIIGGNLKKVVKRQPIEHIETSPRPLPRLETFQPLTDKPNEINPDIIRSYLVANQAQDLKINQTTGIPTLLASKRPDSKDVAHNYSELDPIDQNRFRNNTSTVFEPELGTRRRYQQNGPNIKQNKDNIGTSDDAENYYPENASPRNVPLWSGNGAPSKKHDPYGTMGKNYPANASPRNVPLWSRNGAGAQHPEETRKPADSDSNLNDLSINQTSKPTFLASKRPDSKDLAHRYSVLQPIEQNRFKNKTSTVFEPEPGVMQRSQANMDSSGKYYPANASPRNVPLWSRNGAVSHRAEGTRRFADDDLRMNVSMMANDAYSHQQSVSLSPEDEVRILQQIGAELKGVNMEQLKQAYLIMTEYDKALSGWCDYKHVDFALTSSRIVLPSDLLRISASQFISSDDPKLVNYEKLLSFIGTAIKQTSEENKSSKPPTPVYPDQETAKLLSLTEQQLRDSPEPIDFEKLIANFQVADRDLRGTLSAEQIKEVCRLNRLPLQDSLLNQILNRCEDISRDGSRPRIQYHWIKFVQFLERVQPAHTGLHLPDSKKPLDYAKQYRSPVPNWPKPADGGLPDTPLWRKEDSPRRDHNVQSQRYDEPQKSHRDNIDKMNQNLQGLELEYENMRRQVNQGNVSHRENEAEWFPRFMHLANALYDQDRGHTGTLPTNRVWDSTKLHNEGYDLGIPEHVIARIIGEAAHGSTVDIHRYLTILGSRDWL is encoded by the exons ACATATTGAAACCAGTCCACGTCCTCTACCTCGACTTGAAACATTTCAGCCTCTGACAGACAAACCGAACGAGATCAATCCTGACATCATTAGAAGTTACCTTGTTGCTAACCAGGCACAG GATTTGAAAATAAACCAAACGACTGGAATACCAACATTGCTGGCATCAAAGAGACCAGATTCAAAGGATGTGGCACATAACTATTCTGAGCTTGATCCCATTGACCAAAACCGCTTCAGAAACAACACATCCACTGTGTTCGAACCAGAGCTTGGAACTAGAAGGCGTTATCAGCAAAATGGGCCCAATATTAAACAGAATAAGGACAATATAGGGACTTCAGATGATGCAGAAAACTATTATCCTGAAAATGCAAGTCCTCGAAATGTTCCACTTTGGTCGGGGAATGGTGCACCATCCAAGAAGCATGACCCTTATGGGACGATGGGAAAAAACTATCCTGCAAATGCAAGCCCAAGAAATGTTCCTCTTTGGTCAAGGAATGGTGCAGGAGCCCAGCATCCTGAGGAAACGAGGAAACCAGCAGACAGTGACTCCAATCTCAAT GATTTGTCAATAAACCAAACATCCAAACCAACATTCCTTGCATCAAAGAGACCAGATTCAAAGGACTTGGCACATAGATACTCTGTGCTTCAACCAATCGAACAAAACcgcttcaaaaacaaaacatctacaGTGTTTGAACCCGAACCTGGCGTGATGCAGCGTTCTCAGGCAAACATGGACAGCTCGGGGAAGTACTACCCTGCGAATGCGAGCCCGAGGAATGTTCCACTGTGGTCGAGGAATGGTGCAGTGTCTCATCGTGCCGAGGGAACGAGGCGGTTTGCGGATGATGATCTGAGAATGAATGTGAGCATGATGGCGAACGATGCATACTCCCACCAGCAGTCAGTGTCACTGTCGCCTGAGGACGAGGTGCGCATTCTGCAGCAGATCGGAGCCGAGTTGAAAGGCGTCAACATGGAGCAGCTCAAACAGGCATACCTCATCATGACGGAATACGACAAGGCGCTGTCGGGATGGTGCGACTACAAACATGTCGATTTTGCTCTCACAAGCTCACGG ATTGTTTTACCTTCAGACTTGCTTAGAATTTCAGCATCACAATTTATTTCTAGCGATGACCCTAAACTGGTGAACTATGAAAAGCTGCTTTCATTTATTGGCACTGCTATAAAACAGACATCAGAAGAGAA TAAAAGCAGCAAGCCCCCGACTCCAGTGTACCCGGACCAGGAGACGGCCAAGTTGTTGAGTCTCACTGAGCAACAGCTGCGTGATTCTCCGGAACCCATAGACTTCGAAAAACTCATCGCCAACTTCCAGGTGGCCGACCGCGACCTCAGGGGAACTCTCTCTGCAGAACAG ATCAAGGAAGTGTGTCGCTTGAACAGACTTCCCCTCCAGGACTCTCTTCTCAACCAGATCTTGAACCGCTGTGAAGACATTAGTCGAGATGGGTCAAGACCAAGAATCCAGTACCA CTGGATAAAATTTGTCCAGTTCTTGGAACGTGTACAACCCGCTCATACTGGTTTGCATCTGCCAGACAGCAAGAAGCCGTTAGACTATGCCAAACAGTACCGGTCTCCTGTGCCAAACTGGCCAAAACCAGCTGATGGTGGACTTCCTGACACACCACTTTGGAGGAAGGAAGAT TCACCTCGCAGAGATCATAATGTCCAATCCCAGCGGTATGATGAGCCCCAGAAATCACATAGAGATAACATTGACAAAATGAATCAAAACTTGCAAGGTCTGGAACTTGAGTATGAA aatatgAGAAGACAGGTGAACCAAGGAAATGTCTCTCATCGTGAAAATGAAGCGGAATGGTTCCCCAGGTTTATGCATTTGGCAAATGCTCTGTACGATCAGGATAGAGGACATACAG GCACACTTCCAACAAACAGAGTTTGGGATAGTACCAAACTTCACAATGAAGGCTACGACCTTGGAATTCCAGAACATGTAATTGCCAGGATTATTGGTGAGGCTGCCCATGGTTCAACAGTTGACATCCATCGATATCTTACCATTCTAGGCAGCCGAGATTGGCTTTGa
- the LOC121375469 gene encoding uncharacterized protein LOC121375469 isoform X2 produces MPKLGRRSERAEFPLVNTGYNQTVQYAPFGNDYSVTFEEKIIGGNLKKVVKRQPIEHIETSPRPLPRLETFQPLTDKPNEINPDIIRSYLVANQAQDLKINQTTGIPTLLASKRPDSKDVAHNYSELDPIDQNRFRNNTSTVFEPELGTRRRYQQNGPNIKQNKDNIGTSDDAENYYPENASPRNVPLWSGNGAPSKKHDPYGTMGKNYPANASPRNVPLWSRNGAGAQHPEETRKPADSDSNLNDLSINQTSKPTFLASKRPDSKDLAHRYSVLQPIEQNRFKNKTSTVFEPEPGVMQRSQANMDSSGKYYPANASPRNVPLWSRNGAVSHRAEGTRRFADDDLRMNVSMMANDAYSHQQSVSLSPEDEVRILQQIGAELKGVNMEQLKQAYLIMTEYDKALSGWCDYKHVDFALTSSRIVLPSDLLRISASQFISSDDPKLVNYEKLLSFIGTAIKQTSEENWPLALYSPRDFYSRPQYYQTDNQPGVTVHKSSKPPTPVYPDQETAKLLSLTEQQLRDSPEPIDFEKLIANFQVADRDLRGTLSAEQIKEVCRLNRLPLQDSLLNQILNRCEDISRDGSRPRIQYHWIKFVQFLERVQPAHTGLHLPDSKKPLDYAKQYRSPVPNWPKPADGGLPDTPLWRKEDSPRRDHNVQSQRYDEPQKSHRDNIDKMNQNLQGLELEYENMRRQVNQGNVSHRENEAEWFPRFMHLANALYDQDRGHTGTLPTNRVWDSTKLHNEGYDLGIPEHVIARIIGEAAHGSTVDIHRYLTILGSRDWL; encoded by the exons ACATATTGAAACCAGTCCACGTCCTCTACCTCGACTTGAAACATTTCAGCCTCTGACAGACAAACCGAACGAGATCAATCCTGACATCATTAGAAGTTACCTTGTTGCTAACCAGGCACAG GATTTGAAAATAAACCAAACGACTGGAATACCAACATTGCTGGCATCAAAGAGACCAGATTCAAAGGATGTGGCACATAACTATTCTGAGCTTGATCCCATTGACCAAAACCGCTTCAGAAACAACACATCCACTGTGTTCGAACCAGAGCTTGGAACTAGAAGGCGTTATCAGCAAAATGGGCCCAATATTAAACAGAATAAGGACAATATAGGGACTTCAGATGATGCAGAAAACTATTATCCTGAAAATGCAAGTCCTCGAAATGTTCCACTTTGGTCGGGGAATGGTGCACCATCCAAGAAGCATGACCCTTATGGGACGATGGGAAAAAACTATCCTGCAAATGCAAGCCCAAGAAATGTTCCTCTTTGGTCAAGGAATGGTGCAGGAGCCCAGCATCCTGAGGAAACGAGGAAACCAGCAGACAGTGACTCCAATCTCAAT GATTTGTCAATAAACCAAACATCCAAACCAACATTCCTTGCATCAAAGAGACCAGATTCAAAGGACTTGGCACATAGATACTCTGTGCTTCAACCAATCGAACAAAACcgcttcaaaaacaaaacatctacaGTGTTTGAACCCGAACCTGGCGTGATGCAGCGTTCTCAGGCAAACATGGACAGCTCGGGGAAGTACTACCCTGCGAATGCGAGCCCGAGGAATGTTCCACTGTGGTCGAGGAATGGTGCAGTGTCTCATCGTGCCGAGGGAACGAGGCGGTTTGCGGATGATGATCTGAGAATGAATGTGAGCATGATGGCGAACGATGCATACTCCCACCAGCAGTCAGTGTCACTGTCGCCTGAGGACGAGGTGCGCATTCTGCAGCAGATCGGAGCCGAGTTGAAAGGCGTCAACATGGAGCAGCTCAAACAGGCATACCTCATCATGACGGAATACGACAAGGCGCTGTCGGGATGGTGCGACTACAAACATGTCGATTTTGCTCTCACAAGCTCACGG ATTGTTTTACCTTCAGACTTGCTTAGAATTTCAGCATCACAATTTATTTCTAGCGATGACCCTAAACTGGTGAACTATGAAAAGCTGCTTTCATTTATTGGCACTGCTATAAAACAGACATCAGAAGAGAA CTGGCCTCTGGCACTATACAGTCCTAGAGATTTTTACAGTAGACCACAATACTACCAGACGGACAACCAACCAGGTGTAACTGTCCA TAAAAGCAGCAAGCCCCCGACTCCAGTGTACCCGGACCAGGAGACGGCCAAGTTGTTGAGTCTCACTGAGCAACAGCTGCGTGATTCTCCGGAACCCATAGACTTCGAAAAACTCATCGCCAACTTCCAGGTGGCCGACCGCGACCTCAGGGGAACTCTCTCTGCAGAACAG ATCAAGGAAGTGTGTCGCTTGAACAGACTTCCCCTCCAGGACTCTCTTCTCAACCAGATCTTGAACCGCTGTGAAGACATTAGTCGAGATGGGTCAAGACCAAGAATCCAGTACCA CTGGATAAAATTTGTCCAGTTCTTGGAACGTGTACAACCCGCTCATACTGGTTTGCATCTGCCAGACAGCAAGAAGCCGTTAGACTATGCCAAACAGTACCGGTCTCCTGTGCCAAACTGGCCAAAACCAGCTGATGGTGGACTTCCTGACACACCACTTTGGAGGAAGGAAGAT TCACCTCGCAGAGATCATAATGTCCAATCCCAGCGGTATGATGAGCCCCAGAAATCACATAGAGATAACATTGACAAAATGAATCAAAACTTGCAAGGTCTGGAACTTGAGTATGAA aatatgAGAAGACAGGTGAACCAAGGAAATGTCTCTCATCGTGAAAATGAAGCGGAATGGTTCCCCAGGTTTATGCATTTGGCAAATGCTCTGTACGATCAGGATAGAGGACATACAG GCACACTTCCAACAAACAGAGTTTGGGATAGTACCAAACTTCACAATGAAGGCTACGACCTTGGAATTCCAGAACATGTAATTGCCAGGATTATTGGTGAGGCTGCCCATGGTTCAACAGTTGACATCCATCGATATCTTACCATTCTAGGCAGCCGAGATTGGCTTTGa